The Gloeomargarita lithophora Alchichica-D10 genomic sequence CAATTTTTGCAACTGTCACGGGATAATTTAGCCATCAGTCGCACCATTATCATTGCCGCCGGTGCCGCCGTTATTTTTGCACCCTTGATCAAAGAAATTGCCCCCGCCGTTGCGTCACTCATCAAGCCCTGATCTCATTTTTCTTGCGGTAGTGCCCCCGTACCTGGTTCTCCAGAATATTTGTTCGCCAAATGGGTGAGACGGCAATCGCCATGATTGACAGGGCAGAAAGTTCTTGCTAGTTTCAGGTTAGAGTGTTCTTGAGTATCTGTAATTTATGCGTCATTTTTTAAGCCGTATATTACTGGTTATAGCAGTATTTGTTGCGCCTAGAGCCGCTGTAGCCAATCCCATCGTCCCGAACGGTCTGGGTACGCAGGTGACGGTGAATGAATGGTCAGCAGTTTGACATCACAGGCGGCACGAGGGCGGGGGCGAATCTATTTCACAGTTTTGCCAAGTTTGGGTTGAGTCAGGCGCAGATTGCTCATTTTTTGTCTAATCCAGCAGTACGCAATATCCTGGCACGGGTGACGGGTGGCGATGCGTCAGTGATTAATGGGTTGATCAAAGTCACGGGCGGCAATAGCAATTTGTACCTGATGAATCCGGCGGGGATTGTGTTTGGGCCAAATGCGTCCTTGAATGTCCCAGCGGCGTTCCATGCCACCACAGCCAATGCGATTAAAATTGGGGATGGTTATTTTGGGATGAATACCACAGCGGCGGAACTGGCTGTATTGACCGCTGAACCCAATGGCTATGCCTTTAGTAGCTTGAATCAAAACCTAAATCCGGGGACACCAACTGGGGTGATTGTCAACCAAGGGAATTTAAGTGTGAATGGGGGGCAAACGATTGTTTTAGCCGGGAATCAGGTGATTAATACGGGCACGATTCAAAGCCCAAATGGAACGGTAATCATTGCCGCTACTGCCGATGGAAAATATGTGAATGTGTCCCAATCAGGAAGTATTTTAAGTTTGGATTTGCCGGTGGCGGTGAATCAGAATCTTGCAGTGCAGAATTTACGTCCGGTTTTACCCAATGATATACCCCAACTGTTGACAGGGACGGCCTATGTGAGTGGCACGGTGACGACCGCCTCTGAAATTAAAAACCCCGATTCTTTAATCAATATCACGGGTGAGCGGGTGATTTTGGATAGGGCGAATTTGGATAATCTGGGCACGGATGGGTTGATCCAAATCCGGGTAGCACCGGGGATAGCCAATGAAGGTTATGTGTTTTTAGACCGGGTACGCAACTATGAACAACTGGTGAATGCTCTAGCACCGGGAAGTGAATTGTATTTAATTAATCGCAGTGATTCTGGGGTAGAAAAAGTCAATCAAGTGATTGCCAAAAATGGAGCGGTACAACGGATTGATATTGTGGGGGATGGGAATGCGGGACAAATCTGGTTTGGCCGGGATTTTATCACGGTAGATACCTTGCCCCAGTATGAAGCACAAATCGCCCAATGGGGTCAGGGATTGACGGGAAATCGGGAGATTTATCTGTATGCCTGTAATCTAGCCGCCAGTATTGCGGGGAAAGAATTGGTGGGGGAGATTAGCAGTTTAACGAATAGTACGGTGGCGGCCTCAACGGACATCACGGGCAGTAGCCAGTACGGTGGAAATTGGCAGTTTGAGTACAGCACGGGGAATGTGGCGGGTCAGATTGTGTTTGATGCCCAAGCGGTGCAAAATGCCGATGTGAAGTTGGCTACTTTTACCGTATTGAATACTAATGATGCTGGGGCTGATTCACTGAGGCAGGCGGTTATTGGTGCTAATGCGTTAGTGGGTGCGGATGAGATTAAGTTTGCGCCGGGGACTAATGGCACTCCTATCATTTTAACCACTGGTGGACTATTAGTTAATGACGCAGCCGGTCTGACCATCACGGGCAATGGACAAACTAACACGATTATTGATGGCAATAAAGCCAGTG encodes the following:
- a CDS encoding DUF4347 domain-containing protein — encoded protein: MNGQQFDITGGTRAGANLFHSFAKFGLSQAQIAHFLSNPAVRNILARVTGGDASVINGLIKVTGGNSNLYLMNPAGIVFGPNASLNVPAAFHATTANAIKIGDGYFGMNTTAAELAVLTAEPNGYAFSSLNQNLNPGTPTGVIVNQGNLSVNGGQTIVLAGNQVINTGTIQSPNGTVIIAATADGKYVNVSQSGSILSLDLPVAVNQNLAVQNLRPVLPNDIPQLLTGTAYVSGTVTTASEIKNPDSLINITGERVILDRANLDNLGTDGLIQIRVAPGIANEGYVFLDRVRNYEQLVNALAPGSELYLINRSDSGVEKVNQVIAKNGAVQRIDIVGDGNAGQIWFGRDFITVDTLPQYEAQIAQWGQGLTGNREIYLYACNLAASIAGKELVGEISSLTNSTVAASTDITGSSQYGGNWQFEYSTGNVAGQIVFDAQAVQNADVKLATFTVLNTNDAGADSLRQAVIGANALVGADEIKFAPGTNGTPIILTTGGLLVNDAAGLTITGNGQTNTIIDGNKASGVFNVTAGDITFDGVTIRNGNAPGNGGGINNALGNVTLTNATVSNNTAGMTGGGIFAGGTGGTVTLTNSTVSDNTANKEGGGIRANGTVTLTDSIVSGNTANGSGGGIKATTVTLTDSIVSGNTANGSGGGINSGIVTLTNSTVSENTVTVGNGGGIRANGTVTLTNSTVSGNVVTTRNGGGINAGGTVTLTNSTVSDNTANKEGGGIRANGTVTLTNSTVSGNTAGTKGGGILTFSTGGTIRNSTIAFNTADNSGGIFRNGGTIDIGNSIVAQNTATTTSPDIGSSTVGTGYINAGNNLIGINTGFEGTFATGTLVGTAGSPVDPLLGALANNGGATLTHALLTGSPAINAGNNAITTVTTDQRGVGFPRISGGTVDIGAFEVQMPSPPVTPPISAPFVPVEILSFSNLLNIILRGPEDLIFSQFFSCSPQEAEAFAQCLDNATFTIGEMILQIE